Proteins encoded in a region of the Elizabethkingia bruuniana genome:
- a CDS encoding FkbM family methyltransferase — protein MSLYSRLAENLMYLSPSYYKQRFFKKLNNISLQNVLERGVEPELIWIKEFLPKDAVFFDVGANVGTYIYTLEGYLKPENIYAFEPNPLLFKRLKRLFPKVNISSYALSNKNTKAQFKIPVIKGHSNAARGTLQTELKENGEEKTITTTVMVKRLDDWAEKNVIDRIDFIKIDVEGNETYTVAGMIDTILRLKPVLMIEIEQRHHKRPIWDYIRYFERYGYNAHYLDRTSFELVPLTENICMQQSEYNEKDKQRYINNIIFLPR, from the coding sequence ATGAGTTTGTACAGCCGACTAGCAGAAAATTTGATGTATCTCTCGCCTTCGTATTACAAACAAAGGTTTTTTAAGAAACTGAATAACATCAGTCTCCAGAATGTTTTGGAAAGAGGCGTAGAGCCGGAGCTGATATGGATAAAAGAATTTCTTCCGAAAGATGCTGTTTTCTTTGATGTGGGAGCCAATGTAGGTACTTATATTTATACTCTGGAAGGGTATTTGAAACCAGAGAATATTTACGCTTTCGAACCCAATCCTCTACTTTTTAAACGCCTGAAAAGACTTTTCCCAAAAGTAAATATTTCATCATACGCGCTTTCTAATAAAAATACAAAAGCACAGTTCAAAATACCTGTAATAAAAGGGCATAGTAATGCTGCGCGCGGAACATTACAAACTGAATTGAAAGAAAATGGTGAGGAAAAAACGATTACCACAACGGTTATGGTAAAGAGATTGGATGATTGGGCTGAGAAAAATGTAATTGATCGTATAGATTTTATAAAAATAGATGTTGAAGGAAACGAAACCTATACTGTTGCCGGAATGATAGACACAATCCTTCGTCTGAAGCCGGTACTGATGATAGAAATCGAACAAAGACATCATAAAAGACCCATCTGGGATTATATTCGTTATTTTGAACGTTACGGATACAATGCCCACTATCTTGATCGTACCAGTTTTGAACTGGTACCTTTAACTGAGAATATATGTATGCAGCAAAGTGAATATAATGAAAAGGACAAGCAGCGGTATATTAACAATATAATTTTCCTGCCTAGATAA
- a CDS encoding glycoside hydrolase family 27 protein, giving the protein MNTQIRKTVCALALVTGTMLFSQKAKPPIMGWSSWNNFRININEQLIKEQADALVSSGLYTAGYRYINVDDGYFGGRDEKGNLITDNKKFPSGMKSLAAYIHSKGLKAGIYSDAGKNTCGSIWDNDKQGFGVGLYGHLDQDADLFFKNWKYDFIKVDWCGGEQMKLNEQEEYTKIINKVKSIDPNIVFNVCRWQFPGEWAIKIADSWRVSGDISAKFSSILHIIDLNKNLYPYASAGHYNDMDMLQVGRGMSYDEDKTHFSMWALLNSPLLAGNDLRSMSKATIEILTNKEIIALNQDTAFKQAQNTISDGNIEVWQKMLTKGQKAIAIMNRGDQEISYTLAASKLGLNQNTKIRDLWLHKNLGKYGEQQTFKIPQHGIIVLKTD; this is encoded by the coding sequence ATGAATACACAAATCAGAAAAACAGTCTGCGCTTTAGCGTTAGTCACAGGAACAATGCTGTTTTCTCAAAAAGCCAAACCTCCTATTATGGGATGGAGCAGCTGGAATAATTTCCGTATAAATATTAATGAGCAACTGATTAAAGAACAAGCTGATGCTTTAGTTTCTTCAGGATTATATACGGCAGGCTATCGGTATATTAATGTAGACGATGGATATTTCGGCGGCAGAGATGAAAAAGGAAACCTGATTACTGACAATAAAAAATTTCCGTCCGGTATGAAGAGTCTTGCTGCGTATATTCATAGTAAAGGACTGAAAGCCGGAATTTACTCAGATGCAGGAAAGAATACCTGTGGCTCCATCTGGGATAATGACAAACAAGGTTTTGGTGTAGGTTTATATGGCCATCTGGATCAGGATGCTGATTTGTTTTTCAAAAACTGGAAATATGATTTTATAAAAGTCGACTGGTGTGGTGGCGAGCAAATGAAATTAAACGAACAAGAGGAATATACCAAGATCATTAATAAAGTAAAGTCTATTGATCCTAATATCGTTTTCAATGTTTGCCGTTGGCAGTTCCCGGGAGAATGGGCTATTAAAATTGCTGATTCTTGGAGGGTTTCAGGAGATATTAGTGCAAAATTCTCCTCCATTCTGCATATTATAGACCTTAATAAAAATCTTTATCCTTATGCCTCTGCAGGGCATTACAATGATATGGATATGCTTCAGGTAGGACGAGGGATGAGCTATGATGAAGACAAAACACATTTCTCCATGTGGGCTTTATTGAATTCGCCGTTGCTTGCAGGAAATGATCTTCGGTCGATGTCCAAAGCTACTATCGAAATTCTCACCAATAAGGAAATTATTGCACTGAATCAGGACACAGCTTTCAAACAGGCTCAAAATACTATCTCTGATGGAAATATAGAAGTTTGGCAGAAGATGTTGACTAAAGGCCAAAAAGCAATAGCGATTATGAATCGTGGCGACCAGGAAATTAGTTATACCCTAGCGGCTTCCAAACTGGGATTAAATCAAAATACGAAAATCAGAGATTTATGGCTTCACAAAAATCTGGGAAAATATGGTGAACAGCAAACTTTTAAAATACCTCAGCATGGTATCATTGTTCTGAAAACTGATTAG
- a CDS encoding alpha-galactosidase, whose translation MRTLCSFIISCIFLCLGRLQAQDKTPTIVISTQNTALVYTTNVKKQLTQLYFGQALANTSDYTLKKPNNLPAIITQGSGPVREPSIGVLHADNNPSLELQYINHNTKTEGNIQTTQIQLKDPQYPFYVTLNFKAYKNENVIEQWTEIKHHEKKAVTLKHFTSAFLQLSSKNYYLTHFFGDWANEMRMEENLLSEGIHHIESKLGTRATNFDLPSFMLSVDQPAGEENGKVLAGTLAWSGNFRLGFENIKYSEDFGNLLQVLPGINNYASDYTLMPNTTFTTPSFIYTYSYSGKGQASRNLHQWATNYGIYKGKENKSTLLNNWEATYFKFDEQKLTSLLGDAQNLGVDVFLLDDGWFGNKYPRNNDDAGLGDWEVNEKKLPNGLPFLVKEAKKHNVKFGIWVEPEMVNPRSELYEKHPDWILKLPNRDENLRRTQLVLDLSNPKVQEHVFKVVDNILQENPDIAYIKWDCNRYMTNAFSDYLKDKQNNLYIDYTLGLYKVLERIRQKYPDTELMWCSGGGGRAEYGGLKYTNEFWPSDNTDPLQRIFIQYGYSYFFPMGIQCAHVTSWGKQPLKFKLDVAMSGKLGFDIRIEEMNAEELKLSQNALKNYKSLQDIINTGEMYRLIAPYNNHYAAWMLTDKAKNKAVLYTYNLHTQLGDYFTPIQFQGLDPNKNYVLKELNLENESKPQLPQNGKSFSGDYLMKIGLPWFLNGSLKSSVIELTAAN comes from the coding sequence ATGAGAACACTCTGTTCATTCATTATTAGCTGCATATTCCTCTGTTTAGGAAGGTTGCAGGCTCAGGACAAAACACCTACGATTGTAATTTCTACACAGAATACAGCATTAGTTTACACAACAAATGTAAAAAAGCAACTTACGCAGCTTTATTTCGGTCAGGCACTCGCCAACACTTCCGATTATACCCTAAAAAAGCCAAACAACCTACCGGCTATTATTACTCAGGGTTCAGGGCCGGTTCGTGAACCTTCGATTGGTGTACTTCATGCAGACAATAATCCATCACTGGAACTTCAGTACATTAATCACAATACAAAAACCGAAGGTAATATTCAGACGACACAAATTCAGCTTAAAGATCCTCAGTATCCGTTTTATGTTACGCTAAATTTTAAAGCCTATAAAAATGAAAATGTTATTGAACAGTGGACAGAAATTAAACACCACGAGAAAAAGGCTGTTACACTGAAGCACTTTACCTCAGCTTTTCTTCAGTTATCTTCAAAAAATTACTACCTGACACATTTTTTCGGTGACTGGGCCAATGAAATGCGCATGGAAGAGAACCTTTTGTCCGAAGGAATTCATCATATAGAATCTAAGCTGGGAACAAGGGCAACCAATTTCGATTTACCTTCTTTTATGCTTTCCGTAGATCAGCCAGCTGGTGAAGAGAACGGAAAAGTTCTGGCAGGAACTCTTGCCTGGAGTGGTAATTTCAGACTGGGTTTCGAAAACATCAAGTATAGTGAAGACTTTGGTAATCTGCTTCAGGTTTTACCAGGTATTAATAATTATGCTTCTGACTATACCCTGATGCCAAATACCACTTTTACAACACCATCTTTTATCTATACTTATTCCTATTCCGGAAAAGGGCAGGCTTCCCGAAATCTTCATCAATGGGCTACCAATTACGGAATTTATAAAGGTAAAGAGAATAAATCGACCTTACTGAATAACTGGGAAGCTACTTATTTTAAATTCGACGAACAAAAGCTAACCAGCCTTCTGGGAGATGCACAAAATCTGGGAGTAGACGTCTTTCTTTTGGATGATGGCTGGTTTGGAAATAAATATCCGAGAAACAATGATGATGCCGGACTTGGCGATTGGGAAGTAAACGAGAAAAAACTTCCGAATGGCCTTCCATTCCTTGTAAAAGAGGCTAAAAAGCACAATGTGAAATTTGGGATATGGGTAGAACCGGAAATGGTGAACCCCAGAAGTGAGCTTTATGAAAAACATCCCGACTGGATTCTGAAACTTCCAAACAGAGACGAAAATCTAAGAAGAACCCAGCTAGTATTGGACTTATCTAATCCTAAAGTACAGGAACATGTTTTTAAAGTAGTAGATAATATTCTCCAGGAGAACCCTGATATTGCTTATATCAAATGGGACTGTAACCGCTATATGACCAATGCTTTTTCGGATTATCTAAAGGATAAACAAAACAACCTGTATATAGATTATACCTTGGGACTTTATAAAGTTTTGGAACGCATCCGTCAGAAATACCCGGATACAGAGCTAATGTGGTGTAGTGGCGGCGGCGGCCGTGCAGAATATGGCGGGTTAAAATACACAAATGAATTCTGGCCAAGTGATAATACCGATCCTTTACAACGGATCTTTATCCAGTATGGGTATTCTTATTTCTTTCCAATGGGAATCCAATGCGCCCACGTAACGAGTTGGGGAAAACAGCCATTAAAATTCAAACTGGATGTTGCTATGAGTGGCAAATTGGGATTTGATATAAGAATTGAAGAGATGAATGCAGAAGAATTAAAGCTGTCCCAAAATGCTCTGAAAAATTATAAAAGTCTGCAGGATATAATTAATACCGGTGAGATGTACCGATTAATAGCTCCTTATAACAATCATTATGCAGCATGGATGCTCACTGATAAAGCCAAAAATAAAGCAGTACTCTATACATACAACCTGCATACTCAATTAGGTGATTACTTCACCCCAATACAATTCCAGGGACTTGATCCTAATAAAAATTATGTATTAAAAGAATTAAATCTTGAAAATGAAAGTAAGCCACAGCTTCCACAGAATGGAAAGTCTTTCTCAGGAGATTATTTAATGAAAATTGGACTTCCGTGGTTTTTGAATGGCAGTCTGAAAAGTAGCGTTATAGAACTAACTGCAGCAAATTAA
- a CDS encoding HipA family kinase, protein MLDIRTVTVMRYILPLREGGSLPALAEADDDFKYVLKFRGAGHGVKMLISELLGGKITEVLGLKIPELVFVNLDADFGRSEGDEEIQDLLKASEGLNLGLHFLSGAIAYDSTIKIDPLLASKIVWLDAFITNIDRTFKNTNLLMWHKELWIIDNGASFYFHHSWQNFDAAAKTPFKYVKDHVLLPQASMLDEANRFAKEKLNDDIFREIVNLIPEDWLHWNDADETPEEIREVYFQFLKTRLENSEIFVNEAKNARG, encoded by the coding sequence ATGTTAGACATAAGGACTGTTACCGTAATGCGCTATATTCTGCCATTACGGGAAGGCGGCTCTCTTCCTGCACTGGCAGAGGCCGATGATGATTTTAAATATGTACTGAAATTCCGTGGCGCCGGCCATGGAGTAAAGATGCTGATTTCCGAATTACTGGGTGGAAAAATAACAGAAGTACTGGGATTAAAGATTCCGGAGCTTGTATTTGTAAATCTGGATGCTGATTTCGGAAGAAGTGAAGGCGATGAAGAAATTCAGGATTTACTGAAAGCCAGTGAAGGCCTTAATCTTGGTCTGCATTTCCTTTCAGGTGCTATTGCTTATGATTCTACTATAAAAATAGATCCGCTTCTGGCCTCCAAAATCGTTTGGTTGGATGCATTTATCACCAATATAGACCGTACATTTAAAAATACAAATCTATTGATGTGGCATAAGGAGCTATGGATAATCGACAATGGTGCTTCTTTTTATTTCCACCATTCCTGGCAAAATTTTGATGCTGCAGCCAAAACACCTTTTAAATACGTAAAAGATCATGTTTTACTTCCACAGGCATCTATGCTGGATGAGGCTAATCGGTTTGCTAAGGAAAAACTGAATGATGATATTTTCAGGGAAATTGTAAACCTGATTCCTGAAGACTGGTTACACTGGAATGATGCCGACGAAACTCCGGAAGAGATAAGAGAAGTTTACTTCCAGTTTCTGAAAACCCGATTAGAAAATTCTGAAATCTTTGTAAACGAAGCTAAAAATGCAAGAGGATAA
- a CDS encoding DUF3037 domain-containing protein produces MQEDKIYEYAVIRLVPKVEREEFFNIGLVMFSKKEKYIRVEFHLCPDKFALMHSKLDYEDITQNLISFQNIAKGDKNGGPIALLEIPERFRWLTAVRSAVVQTSRPHPGKSKDLDKTFDKLFEELVK; encoded by the coding sequence ATGCAAGAGGATAAAATATACGAATACGCAGTAATACGCTTAGTTCCAAAGGTTGAGAGAGAGGAGTTTTTCAACATCGGACTGGTCATGTTTTCCAAGAAAGAAAAATACATTCGTGTGGAGTTTCATCTCTGCCCGGACAAGTTTGCTTTAATGCACAGCAAACTGGATTACGAAGATATTACTCAGAATCTGATCAGTTTTCAGAACATCGCTAAAGGAGATAAAAATGGAGGTCCTATTGCCTTACTGGAGATACCAGAACGCTTCCGCTGGCTTACAGCTGTAAGAAGTGCTGTTGTCCAAACCTCGCGTCCACATCCCGGAAAAAGTAAAGATCTGGACAAAACTTTTGATAAACTCTTTGAAGAACTGGTGAAGTAA
- a CDS encoding lipopolysaccharide biosynthesis protein, with amino-acid sequence MSVVARQSFKYSIVGYLGFLLGTLSAVFVFPLDMDYYGKLRYILSAAEIVLPFIVFGLSYANVKFFLHTKKEGKQQNLLSLSLLMVLFNFVLFTLFLFLVNMIRPDLKNWELFENFWRYKAIIIPMILILAVSQIYNKYISNYKRIVVPNIFENIFPKIANLGAFVLFFFMGVPEKPSMIFFLGMFVLALLGYHIYLNKLEKFKPDFSIDYIKKDNFWKEVLNYGFYGFLGNIGNYLSLRISSVMISSYMDFKDNGVYGIIIAVTSVLTIPQMGLYNISAPMINKHLENNEMEELNVFHQKTSLSLLFLGLVLFSCVLVGYPYLTHLIKNGFELRAAEPVLWITGIGLMFDLATGFNGQIISMSRYYRYNIVVTLFLAVINIGLNFYFLKYTNMGLSGVALATTISLALYNVAKIVFNFWKFKVHPFSIEMLYAVVLCFLVVSMVILLPNTGSNLLNLFYKPAVVLILIAIANHYMKIVSLDKYLNRDFFKSISKF; translated from the coding sequence ATGAGTGTTGTAGCAAGACAGAGTTTTAAGTACTCTATAGTTGGATATTTAGGTTTTCTATTGGGAACCCTTTCTGCTGTTTTCGTTTTTCCACTTGATATGGATTATTACGGAAAACTTAGGTATATTTTATCGGCCGCAGAAATAGTACTCCCATTCATTGTATTTGGTTTATCCTATGCCAATGTAAAATTCTTTTTACATACCAAGAAGGAAGGAAAGCAGCAAAACTTACTGAGTCTATCCCTTTTGATGGTACTTTTTAACTTTGTATTGTTTACTTTGTTTTTATTTCTGGTCAATATGATCAGACCGGATTTGAAAAACTGGGAACTGTTTGAAAATTTCTGGAGATATAAAGCTATTATTATCCCGATGATTCTGATCCTGGCGGTTAGCCAGATATATAATAAGTATATATCGAATTATAAAAGAATTGTTGTACCCAATATTTTTGAGAATATTTTTCCTAAAATAGCTAATCTTGGGGCTTTTGTTTTGTTTTTCTTCATGGGAGTACCAGAGAAACCCTCAATGATTTTCTTTTTAGGTATGTTTGTTCTGGCACTTTTGGGCTATCATATATACCTGAATAAACTGGAAAAATTCAAGCCGGATTTCTCAATAGATTATATTAAAAAAGATAATTTCTGGAAGGAAGTACTCAACTATGGATTTTATGGATTCCTTGGTAATATAGGAAACTATCTTTCCCTGCGTATTTCCAGTGTTATGATATCCAGTTATATGGATTTTAAAGATAACGGAGTATACGGGATCATTATAGCCGTTACTTCTGTTCTTACGATTCCACAGATGGGGCTGTATAATATTTCAGCACCTATGATCAATAAACATTTGGAAAATAATGAAATGGAAGAGCTGAATGTATTTCATCAGAAAACATCCTTGTCTTTATTGTTTTTGGGATTAGTATTATTTTCCTGTGTGTTGGTTGGCTATCCTTATCTTACACATTTAATTAAAAATGGTTTTGAACTGCGGGCTGCAGAGCCTGTTTTATGGATTACCGGGATAGGATTAATGTTTGATCTTGCAACAGGTTTTAACGGACAGATTATATCCATGTCCAGATACTACCGTTACAATATTGTAGTAACGTTATTTTTGGCGGTAATCAATATAGGTCTTAATTTTTATTTTCTTAAATACACCAATATGGGGCTTTCGGGAGTAGCATTGGCTACTACCATTTCTCTTGCCTTATATAATGTTGCTAAAATTGTTTTCAATTTCTGGAAGTTCAAAGTACATCCTTTTTCTATAGAAATGTTGTATGCCGTGGTGTTGTGCTTCCTGGTGGTTTCCATGGTGATTCTATTGCCAAATACAGGATCCAATCTGTTGAATCTTTTCTATAAACCTGCAGTAGTACTTATATTAATAGCTATTGCCAACCATTACATGAAGATTGTTTCATTGGATAAATATTTAAACCGAGATTTCTTTAAGAGTATTTCAAAATTTTAA
- the polA gene encoding DNA polymerase I, which yields MDATQDKRLFLIDAYAMIFRGYYALIRSPRLTSKGMNTSAIFGFTNSLIELIKREKPTHLAVVFDVGGKTLRHDDFEEYKANRSETPEAIKIAVPYIHQILEAMHIPILGVEGYEADDVIGTLSYKAESEGYNVYMVTPDKDFAQLVTDRVKIYKPGMKGGDIEILGVEEVKAKYDIQDPKQVIDFLAMMGDSVDNIPGLEGVGEKTAKKFLQDYGSIENLLANTADLKGKLKEKVEASAERGILSKKLATIMIDAPIDFHQEQYDLEAPDFEKVKEIFEELEFRRLYENMYRAFAPKGEQVQAVAEETVKKVSPQAEQLNLFSSFDELDAATSSKKDIKSNDHLYQYIDSPKALSVLVRNLLEKPVLAFDTETTSLNELEAQLIGVSFSYKKGLAYYIPMPEDKQEAQVLLDIMRPVFEKEDQIKIAHNLKFDYKVLHQQGVEVKGKLFDTMIAHYLLSPDGRHGMDYLSEMYLDYIPVSIETLIGKKGKKQGTLRDVSVTEQTAYAAEDADVTFQLYELFAPQLKSENLEKLFTEVEMPLVNVLARMELAGVSLDKDWLAQESVDLESDLKKLEQEIFELSGEEFNMNSPRQLGEILFEKMQLDPKAKKTKTGQYATSEDILQKLASKHEIIKHILEYRQLQKLKSTYVDALPTQIDAFDNRVHTNFSQTTAATGRLASVNPNLQNIPIRTLRGQQIRGAFVAGEGKKLISADYSQIELRLIAEISGENNMLEAFNQGADIHASTAAKLFKIPIEEVSKIQRSQAKTVNFGIIYGQGAFALAEQTGLSRSEAKAMIDAYYETYPRLREYMDEQVKKARDLGYVETILGRKRHLTDINSNNFVVRGHAERNAVNAPIQGSAADIIKLAMIRIDQQLDEKKMNTKMLLQVHDELVFESPVNEIEKASKLIKTEMESAYPTKVPLVVEVGVGDNWLEAH from the coding sequence ATGGATGCAACACAAGACAAAAGGCTCTTTCTTATTGATGCCTACGCAATGATTTTCCGTGGATATTATGCTTTAATCAGAAGTCCGAGATTAACAAGTAAGGGGATGAATACCTCTGCGATCTTTGGATTTACCAATTCATTAATAGAGCTTATAAAAAGAGAAAAGCCAACACATCTTGCTGTTGTATTTGATGTAGGCGGTAAAACCCTGCGTCATGATGACTTTGAAGAATACAAAGCCAATCGTTCCGAAACACCGGAAGCTATTAAAATAGCAGTTCCGTACATCCATCAGATTCTGGAAGCGATGCACATTCCTATTCTCGGAGTAGAAGGTTATGAGGCCGACGATGTTATAGGTACTCTTTCTTACAAGGCCGAGAGTGAAGGCTATAATGTATACATGGTAACACCGGATAAGGATTTTGCCCAGCTCGTAACAGACCGTGTGAAAATATACAAACCTGGAATGAAGGGTGGAGACATCGAAATTTTGGGTGTAGAAGAAGTAAAAGCGAAGTATGATATTCAGGATCCAAAGCAGGTAATTGATTTTCTGGCAATGATGGGGGATAGTGTAGATAATATCCCGGGATTGGAAGGCGTTGGTGAAAAAACAGCTAAGAAGTTCCTGCAGGATTATGGAAGTATAGAAAATCTTTTGGCGAATACAGCTGATTTGAAAGGAAAGCTGAAAGAAAAAGTAGAAGCAAGTGCGGAAAGAGGTATACTTTCCAAAAAGCTTGCAACTATTATGATCGATGCACCAATAGATTTCCATCAGGAGCAATACGATCTGGAAGCACCGGATTTTGAAAAAGTAAAAGAAATATTCGAGGAACTGGAGTTCCGTAGATTATACGAAAATATGTACCGTGCTTTCGCTCCGAAAGGAGAACAAGTACAGGCAGTGGCTGAAGAGACCGTGAAGAAAGTTTCACCACAGGCAGAGCAGCTTAATTTATTCTCAAGTTTTGACGAGCTGGATGCAGCAACCTCTTCCAAAAAAGACATTAAATCCAACGATCATTTATATCAGTATATAGATTCGCCAAAAGCGCTTTCGGTATTGGTAAGAAATCTTTTGGAAAAACCTGTATTAGCCTTCGATACAGAAACTACTTCTTTAAATGAGTTAGAAGCACAGCTAATTGGGGTTTCATTCTCTTATAAAAAAGGCTTGGCTTATTATATTCCGATGCCGGAGGATAAGCAGGAAGCACAAGTTCTTCTGGATATTATGCGTCCGGTTTTCGAGAAAGAAGACCAGATAAAGATTGCGCATAATCTGAAGTTCGACTATAAAGTTCTTCACCAGCAAGGTGTTGAGGTAAAGGGAAAACTTTTCGATACAATGATTGCTCACTACCTGCTAAGTCCGGACGGGCGTCATGGAATGGACTATCTGTCCGAAATGTATCTGGATTATATACCGGTTTCTATTGAAACCTTAATTGGGAAAAAAGGTAAAAAACAAGGTACATTAAGAGATGTGAGCGTAACTGAACAAACAGCTTATGCGGCAGAAGATGCTGATGTAACCTTCCAGTTATATGAGTTGTTTGCTCCACAGTTGAAATCCGAAAACCTGGAAAAACTTTTTACTGAGGTAGAAATGCCGTTGGTAAACGTTTTAGCACGCATGGAGCTTGCAGGGGTTTCGTTGGATAAAGATTGGCTGGCACAGGAAAGTGTAGATTTGGAAAGCGACCTTAAGAAATTAGAACAGGAAATATTTGAACTTTCCGGTGAGGAGTTTAATATGAACTCTCCACGTCAGTTAGGAGAAATTCTATTTGAAAAAATGCAACTTGATCCAAAGGCAAAGAAAACCAAAACCGGACAATATGCAACTTCTGAAGATATCCTGCAAAAACTGGCTTCTAAGCACGAAATCATTAAGCATATATTAGAATACCGTCAGTTGCAAAAGCTGAAATCTACCTATGTAGATGCTTTACCTACACAGATTGATGCCTTTGACAACAGAGTACACACTAACTTCTCACAGACTACTGCTGCTACAGGACGTTTAGCAAGTGTTAATCCAAACTTACAGAATATTCCGATCCGTACACTTCGTGGCCAGCAAATTCGTGGTGCTTTCGTTGCCGGAGAAGGGAAGAAGCTGATCTCTGCCGATTACTCTCAGATAGAATTGAGATTAATTGCTGAAATAAGTGGTGAAAACAATATGTTGGAAGCCTTTAATCAGGGAGCGGATATCCATGCTTCTACGGCAGCTAAACTATTTAAAATCCCAATTGAAGAAGTATCTAAAATACAAAGAAGTCAGGCTAAAACCGTAAACTTTGGAATTATATATGGACAGGGAGCTTTTGCTTTAGCAGAACAAACCGGACTTTCCCGTTCAGAAGCAAAAGCGATGATCGATGCTTATTATGAGACTTATCCGAGACTTCGTGAGTATATGGACGAGCAGGTGAAGAAAGCACGTGATTTGGGTTATGTAGAAACCATTTTAGGCAGAAAACGCCACCTTACCGATATCAACTCCAATAATTTTGTTGTACGTGGCCATGCAGAGCGTAATGCTGTAAATGCTCCGATACAGGGAAGTGCTGCTGATATTATAAAACTGGCAATGATCAGAATCGATCAACAGTTGGACGAAAAGAAAATGAATACCAAAATGCTGCTTCAGGTACATGACGAATTGGTGTTTGAATCTCCGGTAAATGAGATTGAAAAGGCATCAAAGCTCATCAAAACTGAAATGGAAAGTGCATATCCTACAAAAGTACCGTTGGTGGTAGAAGTTGGAGTGGGAGATAACTGGTTGGAAGCACATTAA
- a CDS encoding glycosyltransferase, which translates to MRFLIVIPTHNEEENVLRCLDSLRKQSFQDFSCIVVNDGSTDNTKVLVEDFIENMRLSGVESSTFTLRNLPKSEHQPGAKVVRTFNKGLEGISLDNYDIVCKFDADIIFPDNYLEHVQQAFQDNSQYGLVGGLLYIERDGEWVYEGNSNKSHVRGPMKAYRKECFLETGGLRETLGWDNIDSVLLESLGWKEVVLPELHVKLLKVKGKDYSVKQSDYYGRYFYFLGLKRVLAYIAASKEAMKNKSVSFFFQIIKSYEDCRHKKFELKISKAEQEIINAQRWKAFKKKWFKI; encoded by the coding sequence GTGCGTTTTTTAATAGTAATCCCAACACATAATGAAGAAGAGAACGTTTTACGGTGCTTGGATTCACTTCGAAAGCAATCTTTTCAGGACTTTTCGTGCATTGTTGTGAATGATGGTTCTACAGATAATACCAAGGTCCTTGTTGAAGATTTTATAGAAAATATGAGGCTTAGTGGAGTAGAGTCTTCTACATTTACGCTTCGTAATCTGCCTAAATCTGAGCATCAGCCCGGAGCGAAAGTAGTAAGAACCTTTAATAAAGGGTTGGAAGGTATCTCTCTGGACAATTATGACATTGTTTGCAAGTTCGATGCTGATATTATATTTCCGGACAATTATCTTGAGCATGTACAACAAGCATTTCAAGATAATTCACAATATGGATTAGTAGGAGGACTATTGTATATTGAGCGGGATGGAGAATGGGTATATGAAGGGAACTCTAATAAAAGTCACGTAAGAGGTCCAATGAAGGCTTATAGAAAAGAATGTTTTCTTGAAACCGGAGGGTTAAGAGAAACTTTAGGCTGGGATAATATTGATTCTGTTTTATTAGAGAGCTTAGGTTGGAAAGAAGTGGTTTTACCAGAATTGCATGTGAAATTACTCAAAGTAAAAGGAAAAGATTATTCTGTAAAGCAATCCGATTATTATGGCAGATACTTCTATTTTTTAGGATTGAAAAGAGTATTGGCCTACATTGCAGCTTCTAAAGAAGCCATGAAAAATAAATCAGTTTCATTTTTTTTCCAGATTATCAAGTCTTACGAAGATTGTCGACATAAAAAGTTTGAATTAAAGATCTCCAAAGCTGAGCAAGAAATAATTAATGCTCAGCGTTGGAAAGCTTTTAAGAAAAAATGGTTTAAGATATAA